A genome region from Bombus terrestris chromosome 10, iyBomTerr1.2, whole genome shotgun sequence includes the following:
- the LOC100652009 gene encoding DNA polymerase alpha catalytic subunit isoform X2 produces the protein MSDTQCRAKRQKFDKTGRLSALEKLKQLKGSKHKYEVDELENVYEEVDEKEYSKTVIERQNDDWIIDDGESGYIEDGREIFDDDLDDESIQEARKHKVAGPRKSKKDHAKKKGNIQNMLMNMSSKRKTDAKLDDDTILGDLMSELKKDDIPTQSKPKTVSRNKFCTTPKLSEKNVEKKIELISEYEKIQCDDNDDDLVMFDKPKKVNMHKQAELIAQIENFTSNENSSQTIIDDPDNSEARILSMQSEKDLKETSISQVIETESENLEDFSADFEDDTIDHNEKPKPSTNKEIIKNKLTIQMKNKDAEEENFDLENFNKSLDIEFETQISNIEMPTDTTEESLPLVTNANKEEVFRFYWWDAYEDPYKQPGVVYLFGKVFVPSIKEYRSCCLTVKNIPRRIYLLPRVYVKTSLKGNNDEEQLNTIENVYKEFNQFANKLGIKEFRSCKVSKNYAFEQEGTPAKSDYLEVRYSANYPPVPSDYSGPSIESVFGTTVNSLELFLIERNIKGPCWLDIKSPLPTGVQTSWCKIKVNCMKMENISVFSESQTLPPLVITTLNIRTSFNAKLQQNEIVMITILMHHKYHIDKEPPKPPFQRHFCLITHPRDTSWPRQAREMLSNISYTTLMKFETETDLLEELLKIINTADPDLLIGYDCGFQFDILVQRMITLKVSNWSRFGRLRRSIPPLIRGKVNLNQAAAGRPICDIQISAKELNLKLRSYDLQSLCTAVLKKKENECKEIKSGECASFYDTPNKIDNLIKITLTEALYILSIVFELNVLPLALQITCIAGNVMSRTLTAGRAERNEYLLLHAFHLKNYITPDKRVTKKGKNEENASKKKAAYVGGLVLDPKKGFYDKLILLMDFNSLYPSIIQEYNLCFTTVPGAAYAEYEDLSIPESNLEFGVIPTEICKLVESRGEVKKLMKTPNISPELKMQYNIRQLALKLTANSMYGCLGATHCRFYAKGLAALVTAKGREILQHTKSLVEKLNYEVIYGDTDSIMINTGLLEYEEVFSVGKKIKQEVNKLYKRVELDIDGVFRYLLLLQKKKYAAVIMTKLPNGQIELTQEHKGLDIVRRDWCQLACDIGRKILDHLLSDKSCDDRIEQIFSILHDVAQNVRENQVPLSSLIITKQLSKNPNEYPDTKQAHVQVALRLNKEGGRMWKAGDTIPYIICDDGTEKSATERAYHIDEYKKSDSLKIDVNYYLLSQIFPIVLRICEPIEGIDDVLLAKCLGLENIYKSRRIIHQEHADIPLLMEEDRFRYCLPLKFNCRSEKCQSEIIIKDVVNEELGNRLSLASCSNSECKVQPWTYANTIQNVVTLSIRELVNEYYNGWLECENPLCGDQTQWIPLDFESLYPICRKCNDGDLHRVFTDTKLYNQLCFYLHLFDVNQSKYKSLLSQYPQGMREAYDSLKEAVEKMLRRNAFSVVCLDTIFSNNEQEEISSLCAGTLEISDGLDNEEM, from the exons ATGAGTGACACACAAT GCAGAGCTAAACGCCAGAAGTTTGACAAAACTGGACGGTTGTCAGctttagaaaaattgaaacaattaaaagGTAGTAAACATAAATATGAAGTTGATGAATTGGAAAATGTTTATGAGGAAGTTGATGAAAAAGAATATAGCAAAACTGTAATAGAAAGGCAAAATGATGATTGGATTATTGATGATG GAGAAAGTGGTTATATTGAAGATGGTAGAGAAATTTTTGATGACGATTTAGATGATGAAAGCATACAAGAAGCAAGAAAGCATAAAGTTGCAGGCCCTAGAAAAAGCAAGAAAGATCATgccaaaaagaaaggaaacattCAAAATATGTTAATGAATATGTCGTCTAAAAGGAAAACGGATGCTAAATTGGACGATGATACTATTTTAGGAGATTTAATGTCTGAACTAAAAAAAGATGATATCCCGACGCAATCAAAACCAAAAACTGTTTCGAGGAATAAATTTTGTACTACACCAAAATTAAGTGAAAA aaatgtagaaaaaaaGATAGAGTTAATTTCTGAGTATGAGAAAATACAAtgtgatgataatgatgatgatttAGTAATGTTTGATAAACCAAAAAAGGTAAACATGCATAAACAAGCAGAATTAATTGCCCAAATAGAAAACTTTACTTCAAATGAAAATAGTAGTCAAACAATTATAGATGATCCTGATAATTCAGAAGCTAGAATATTGAGTATGCAATCAGAAAAAGATCTTAAAGAAACAAGCATCAGTCAAGTAATTGAAACAGAAAGTGAAAATCTTGAAGAT TTCTCTGCAGATTTTGAAGATGACACTATAGATCACAATGAAAAGCCAAAGCCATCTactaataaagaaattataaaaaataaattaaccattcaaatgaaaaataaagatgctgaagaagaaaactttgatttagaaaattttaataaatcattagATATTGAATTTGAAACACAAATATCAAACATTGAAATGCCTACTGATACTACAGAAGAGTCTTTACCACTTGTAACCAATGCAAACAAAGAAGAAGTATTTAGATTTTATTGGTGGGATGCATATGAAGATCCATATAAACAACCTGGAGTTGTATATTTATTTGGAAAAGTTTTTGTGCCTTCGATAAAAGAATACCGTTCTTGCTGTTTAACAGTAAAGAATATTCCACGAAGAATTTATCTTCTTCCTAGAGTATAT GTAAAAACATCGTTGAAAGGAAATAATGATGAAGAACAATTAAATACAATAGAAAATGTGTATAAAGAATTTAATCAATTTGCAAATAAGTTAGGAATAAAGGAATTTCGTAGCTGCAAAGTCTCAAAAAATTATGCTTTTGAACAAGAAGGTACTCCAGCAAAGTCTGATTACTTAGAAGTAAGATATTCTGCAAACTACCCACCTGTTCCCTCTGATTATTCTGGACCATCAATAGAAAGTGTTTTTGGAACAACAGTAAATTCTTTAGAGCTATTTCtaattgaaagaaatattaaggGACCATGTTGGTTAGATATTAAATCTCCATTACCTACTGGTGTACAAACCAGTTGGTGTAAAATAAAG GTAAATTGCATGAAGATGGAGAATATATCTGTTTTCTCTGAGTCTCAAACTTTACCACCATTAGTAATAACAACACTAAATATACGAACATCTTTTAATGCAAAATTACAACAGAATGAAATAGTTATGATTACAATACTTATGCATCATAAATATCATATTGATAAAGAACCACCAAAACCACCATTTCAACGACATTTTTGTT TGATTACACATCCACGTGATACATCTTGGCCAAGACAAGCACGAGAaatgctttcaaatatttcatatactacattaatgaaatttgaaacagAAACAGATTTACTCGAAGAactgttaaaaataataaatactgcAGATCCTGATTTATTGATTGGGTATGATTGTGGCTTCCAATTTGATATCTTAGTGCAAAGAATGATTACATTGAAAGTTTCAAATTGGAGCAGGTTTGGAAGGTTAAGACGGTCTATACCTCCTTTAATAAGG ggAAAAGTAAATTTAAATCAAGCAGCAGCTGGTCGACCTATCTGTGACATACAAATTTCAGCTAAAGAATTAAATCTCAAACTTAGAAGTTATGATTTGCAATCTCTTTGCACAGcg gtattgaagaaaaaagaaaatgaatgtaAGGAAATAAAATCTGGTGAATGTGCATCATTTTATGATACTCCtaataaaatagataatttaattaaaataacattaacagaagcattatacattttatctATTGTTTTTGAACTTAATGTTCTCCCACTTGCTTTACAAATCACATGTATTGCTG GGAATGTTATGTCAAGAACATTAACAGCAGGACGTGCAGaaagaaatgaatatttattattgcatGCATTCCATTTGAAAAACTATATAACACCTGATAAACGTGTtacgaaaaaaggaaagaatgaag AAAATGCTAGTAAAAAGAAAGCGGCTTATGTTGGTGGCTTAGTTCTTGATCCAAAAAAGGGGTTTTATGATAAACTTATTTTATTAATGGATTTTAATTCTTTATACCCTAGTATAATTCAggaatataatttatgttttacTACTGTACCTGGAGCTGCATATGCTGAGTATgag GATTTATCAATTCCTGAATCAAATTTAGAATTTGGAGTAATTCCAACTGAAATTTGCAAATTAGTTGAAAGTAGAGGAGAGGTgaaaaaactaatgaaaacccCAAATATTTCACCTGAATTGAAGATGCAATACAATATTAGACAACTGGCTTTGAAACTTACAGCAAATTCTATGTATGGTTGTTTGGGTGCAACTCATTGTAGATTTTATGCTAAAGGACTTGCTGCCTTGGTTACAG CAAAAGGTCGAGAAATTTTGCAACATACAAAAAGCCTTGTCGAAAAGTTGAATTATGAAGTTATATATGGAGATACTGATTCCATAATGATAAATACAGGTTTATTAGAGTATGAAGAAGTATTTTCTGTTGGAAAAAAG ATTAAACAAGAggtgaataaattatataaacgaGTAGAATTAGATATTGATGGTGTTTTCcgttatttattacttttacaaaagaaaaagtatGCTGCAGTTATAATGACAAAATTACCTAATGGACAAATAGAGTTAACACAAGAACATAAAGGTCTTGATATTGTGAGAAGAGATTGGTGTCAATTAGCTTGTGATATTGGAAG aaaaattttggACCATCTTCTTTCTGATAAATCATGTGACGATAGAATAGAACAAATTTTTAGTATATTACATGATGTTGCACAAAATGTTCGAGAAAATCAAGTTCCTTTATCTTCTTTAATTATTACGAAACAGTTATCAAAAAATCCAAATGAATATCCGGATACTAAACAAGCTCATGTCCAAGTAGCTTTAAGATTAAATAAAGAAGGTGGTAGAATGTGGAAAGCTGGAGACACCATCCCTTATATTATATGTGAT GATGGAACAGAAAAATCTGCAACTGAAAGAGCATATCATATTGATGAATATAAAAAGAGTGATTCTTTAAAAATAGATGTTAATTACTATTTACTGAGTCAAATTTTCCCTATCGTTTTGCGAATTTGCGAACCAATTGAAGGAATTGATGATGTTTTGTTAGCTAAATGTTTAG GCTTGGAAAACATTTATAAATCTAGAAGAATAATACATCAAGAACATGCTGATATACCATTATTAATGGAAGAAGATAGATTTAGGTATTGTCTCCCTTTGAAGTTTAATTGTAGAAGCGAAAAATGTCAAtcagaaattataattaaagatgTTGTAAATGAAGAg cttggaaatcgaTTGTCGCTTGCTTCCTGTTCAAATTCAGAATGTAAAGTACAACCATGGACATATGCTAATACAATACAAAATGTAGTGACACTTTCTATACGAGAATTGGTTAACGAGTATTATAACGGATGGTTAGAATGTGAAAATCCATTATGTGGTGATCAAACACAATGGATACCATTAGATTTCGAGTCACTATATCCAATTTGTAGGAAATGTAATGATGGTGATTTACATAGAGTC tttaCAGATACAAAACTGTATAATCAATTGTGTTTTTATCTGCACCTTTTTGATGTAAATCAGTCAAAGTATAAAA GTTTGTTATCTCAATACCCGCAAGGTATGAGAGAAGCTTATGATTCTCTGAAAGAGGCAGTGGAAAAAATGTTAAGGCGAAATGCATTTTCTGTTGTATGCTTGGATACAATCTTTTCAAACAA
- the LOC100652009 gene encoding DNA polymerase alpha catalytic subunit isoform X1, with protein sequence MSDTQSGRAKRQKFDKTGRLSALEKLKQLKGSKHKYEVDELENVYEEVDEKEYSKTVIERQNDDWIIDDGESGYIEDGREIFDDDLDDESIQEARKHKVAGPRKSKKDHAKKKGNIQNMLMNMSSKRKTDAKLDDDTILGDLMSELKKDDIPTQSKPKTVSRNKFCTTPKLSEKNVEKKIELISEYEKIQCDDNDDDLVMFDKPKKVNMHKQAELIAQIENFTSNENSSQTIIDDPDNSEARILSMQSEKDLKETSISQVIETESENLEDFSADFEDDTIDHNEKPKPSTNKEIIKNKLTIQMKNKDAEEENFDLENFNKSLDIEFETQISNIEMPTDTTEESLPLVTNANKEEVFRFYWWDAYEDPYKQPGVVYLFGKVFVPSIKEYRSCCLTVKNIPRRIYLLPRVYVKTSLKGNNDEEQLNTIENVYKEFNQFANKLGIKEFRSCKVSKNYAFEQEGTPAKSDYLEVRYSANYPPVPSDYSGPSIESVFGTTVNSLELFLIERNIKGPCWLDIKSPLPTGVQTSWCKIKVNCMKMENISVFSESQTLPPLVITTLNIRTSFNAKLQQNEIVMITILMHHKYHIDKEPPKPPFQRHFCLITHPRDTSWPRQAREMLSNISYTTLMKFETETDLLEELLKIINTADPDLLIGYDCGFQFDILVQRMITLKVSNWSRFGRLRRSIPPLIRGKVNLNQAAAGRPICDIQISAKELNLKLRSYDLQSLCTAVLKKKENECKEIKSGECASFYDTPNKIDNLIKITLTEALYILSIVFELNVLPLALQITCIAGNVMSRTLTAGRAERNEYLLLHAFHLKNYITPDKRVTKKGKNEENASKKKAAYVGGLVLDPKKGFYDKLILLMDFNSLYPSIIQEYNLCFTTVPGAAYAEYEDLSIPESNLEFGVIPTEICKLVESRGEVKKLMKTPNISPELKMQYNIRQLALKLTANSMYGCLGATHCRFYAKGLAALVTAKGREILQHTKSLVEKLNYEVIYGDTDSIMINTGLLEYEEVFSVGKKIKQEVNKLYKRVELDIDGVFRYLLLLQKKKYAAVIMTKLPNGQIELTQEHKGLDIVRRDWCQLACDIGRKILDHLLSDKSCDDRIEQIFSILHDVAQNVRENQVPLSSLIITKQLSKNPNEYPDTKQAHVQVALRLNKEGGRMWKAGDTIPYIICDDGTEKSATERAYHIDEYKKSDSLKIDVNYYLLSQIFPIVLRICEPIEGIDDVLLAKCLGLENIYKSRRIIHQEHADIPLLMEEDRFRYCLPLKFNCRSEKCQSEIIIKDVVNEELGNRLSLASCSNSECKVQPWTYANTIQNVVTLSIRELVNEYYNGWLECENPLCGDQTQWIPLDFESLYPICRKCNDGDLHRVFTDTKLYNQLCFYLHLFDVNQSKYKSLLSQYPQGMREAYDSLKEAVEKMLRRNAFSVVCLDTIFSNNEQEEISSLCAGTLEISDGLDNEEM encoded by the exons ATGAGTGACACACAAT CAGGCAGAGCTAAACGCCAGAAGTTTGACAAAACTGGACGGTTGTCAGctttagaaaaattgaaacaattaaaagGTAGTAAACATAAATATGAAGTTGATGAATTGGAAAATGTTTATGAGGAAGTTGATGAAAAAGAATATAGCAAAACTGTAATAGAAAGGCAAAATGATGATTGGATTATTGATGATG GAGAAAGTGGTTATATTGAAGATGGTAGAGAAATTTTTGATGACGATTTAGATGATGAAAGCATACAAGAAGCAAGAAAGCATAAAGTTGCAGGCCCTAGAAAAAGCAAGAAAGATCATgccaaaaagaaaggaaacattCAAAATATGTTAATGAATATGTCGTCTAAAAGGAAAACGGATGCTAAATTGGACGATGATACTATTTTAGGAGATTTAATGTCTGAACTAAAAAAAGATGATATCCCGACGCAATCAAAACCAAAAACTGTTTCGAGGAATAAATTTTGTACTACACCAAAATTAAGTGAAAA aaatgtagaaaaaaaGATAGAGTTAATTTCTGAGTATGAGAAAATACAAtgtgatgataatgatgatgatttAGTAATGTTTGATAAACCAAAAAAGGTAAACATGCATAAACAAGCAGAATTAATTGCCCAAATAGAAAACTTTACTTCAAATGAAAATAGTAGTCAAACAATTATAGATGATCCTGATAATTCAGAAGCTAGAATATTGAGTATGCAATCAGAAAAAGATCTTAAAGAAACAAGCATCAGTCAAGTAATTGAAACAGAAAGTGAAAATCTTGAAGAT TTCTCTGCAGATTTTGAAGATGACACTATAGATCACAATGAAAAGCCAAAGCCATCTactaataaagaaattataaaaaataaattaaccattcaaatgaaaaataaagatgctgaagaagaaaactttgatttagaaaattttaataaatcattagATATTGAATTTGAAACACAAATATCAAACATTGAAATGCCTACTGATACTACAGAAGAGTCTTTACCACTTGTAACCAATGCAAACAAAGAAGAAGTATTTAGATTTTATTGGTGGGATGCATATGAAGATCCATATAAACAACCTGGAGTTGTATATTTATTTGGAAAAGTTTTTGTGCCTTCGATAAAAGAATACCGTTCTTGCTGTTTAACAGTAAAGAATATTCCACGAAGAATTTATCTTCTTCCTAGAGTATAT GTAAAAACATCGTTGAAAGGAAATAATGATGAAGAACAATTAAATACAATAGAAAATGTGTATAAAGAATTTAATCAATTTGCAAATAAGTTAGGAATAAAGGAATTTCGTAGCTGCAAAGTCTCAAAAAATTATGCTTTTGAACAAGAAGGTACTCCAGCAAAGTCTGATTACTTAGAAGTAAGATATTCTGCAAACTACCCACCTGTTCCCTCTGATTATTCTGGACCATCAATAGAAAGTGTTTTTGGAACAACAGTAAATTCTTTAGAGCTATTTCtaattgaaagaaatattaaggGACCATGTTGGTTAGATATTAAATCTCCATTACCTACTGGTGTACAAACCAGTTGGTGTAAAATAAAG GTAAATTGCATGAAGATGGAGAATATATCTGTTTTCTCTGAGTCTCAAACTTTACCACCATTAGTAATAACAACACTAAATATACGAACATCTTTTAATGCAAAATTACAACAGAATGAAATAGTTATGATTACAATACTTATGCATCATAAATATCATATTGATAAAGAACCACCAAAACCACCATTTCAACGACATTTTTGTT TGATTACACATCCACGTGATACATCTTGGCCAAGACAAGCACGAGAaatgctttcaaatatttcatatactacattaatgaaatttgaaacagAAACAGATTTACTCGAAGAactgttaaaaataataaatactgcAGATCCTGATTTATTGATTGGGTATGATTGTGGCTTCCAATTTGATATCTTAGTGCAAAGAATGATTACATTGAAAGTTTCAAATTGGAGCAGGTTTGGAAGGTTAAGACGGTCTATACCTCCTTTAATAAGG ggAAAAGTAAATTTAAATCAAGCAGCAGCTGGTCGACCTATCTGTGACATACAAATTTCAGCTAAAGAATTAAATCTCAAACTTAGAAGTTATGATTTGCAATCTCTTTGCACAGcg gtattgaagaaaaaagaaaatgaatgtaAGGAAATAAAATCTGGTGAATGTGCATCATTTTATGATACTCCtaataaaatagataatttaattaaaataacattaacagaagcattatacattttatctATTGTTTTTGAACTTAATGTTCTCCCACTTGCTTTACAAATCACATGTATTGCTG GGAATGTTATGTCAAGAACATTAACAGCAGGACGTGCAGaaagaaatgaatatttattattgcatGCATTCCATTTGAAAAACTATATAACACCTGATAAACGTGTtacgaaaaaaggaaagaatgaag AAAATGCTAGTAAAAAGAAAGCGGCTTATGTTGGTGGCTTAGTTCTTGATCCAAAAAAGGGGTTTTATGATAAACTTATTTTATTAATGGATTTTAATTCTTTATACCCTAGTATAATTCAggaatataatttatgttttacTACTGTACCTGGAGCTGCATATGCTGAGTATgag GATTTATCAATTCCTGAATCAAATTTAGAATTTGGAGTAATTCCAACTGAAATTTGCAAATTAGTTGAAAGTAGAGGAGAGGTgaaaaaactaatgaaaacccCAAATATTTCACCTGAATTGAAGATGCAATACAATATTAGACAACTGGCTTTGAAACTTACAGCAAATTCTATGTATGGTTGTTTGGGTGCAACTCATTGTAGATTTTATGCTAAAGGACTTGCTGCCTTGGTTACAG CAAAAGGTCGAGAAATTTTGCAACATACAAAAAGCCTTGTCGAAAAGTTGAATTATGAAGTTATATATGGAGATACTGATTCCATAATGATAAATACAGGTTTATTAGAGTATGAAGAAGTATTTTCTGTTGGAAAAAAG ATTAAACAAGAggtgaataaattatataaacgaGTAGAATTAGATATTGATGGTGTTTTCcgttatttattacttttacaaaagaaaaagtatGCTGCAGTTATAATGACAAAATTACCTAATGGACAAATAGAGTTAACACAAGAACATAAAGGTCTTGATATTGTGAGAAGAGATTGGTGTCAATTAGCTTGTGATATTGGAAG aaaaattttggACCATCTTCTTTCTGATAAATCATGTGACGATAGAATAGAACAAATTTTTAGTATATTACATGATGTTGCACAAAATGTTCGAGAAAATCAAGTTCCTTTATCTTCTTTAATTATTACGAAACAGTTATCAAAAAATCCAAATGAATATCCGGATACTAAACAAGCTCATGTCCAAGTAGCTTTAAGATTAAATAAAGAAGGTGGTAGAATGTGGAAAGCTGGAGACACCATCCCTTATATTATATGTGAT GATGGAACAGAAAAATCTGCAACTGAAAGAGCATATCATATTGATGAATATAAAAAGAGTGATTCTTTAAAAATAGATGTTAATTACTATTTACTGAGTCAAATTTTCCCTATCGTTTTGCGAATTTGCGAACCAATTGAAGGAATTGATGATGTTTTGTTAGCTAAATGTTTAG GCTTGGAAAACATTTATAAATCTAGAAGAATAATACATCAAGAACATGCTGATATACCATTATTAATGGAAGAAGATAGATTTAGGTATTGTCTCCCTTTGAAGTTTAATTGTAGAAGCGAAAAATGTCAAtcagaaattataattaaagatgTTGTAAATGAAGAg cttggaaatcgaTTGTCGCTTGCTTCCTGTTCAAATTCAGAATGTAAAGTACAACCATGGACATATGCTAATACAATACAAAATGTAGTGACACTTTCTATACGAGAATTGGTTAACGAGTATTATAACGGATGGTTAGAATGTGAAAATCCATTATGTGGTGATCAAACACAATGGATACCATTAGATTTCGAGTCACTATATCCAATTTGTAGGAAATGTAATGATGGTGATTTACATAGAGTC tttaCAGATACAAAACTGTATAATCAATTGTGTTTTTATCTGCACCTTTTTGATGTAAATCAGTCAAAGTATAAAA GTTTGTTATCTCAATACCCGCAAGGTATGAGAGAAGCTTATGATTCTCTGAAAGAGGCAGTGGAAAAAATGTTAAGGCGAAATGCATTTTCTGTTGTATGCTTGGATACAATCTTTTCAAACAA
- the LOC100651689 gene encoding transport and Golgi organization protein 11 isoform X1: MTYLFIMSKAHSPTVFNGEADNFYDPNFTLDINKRMRVPKSIRVSGDYTEEEIADTNGSSWNQIVAGDKFEMHVPDRILVVGQEQHVGTRAPPREITLENAVLPPEAGMVRVQTPPRILTLDDHYFPAVDEEEPNSYPTETKDSLSSKSHGQYSTETQIVRYAREQTPAYSALNVSLPPSEEIQHLRRQVGKLNRRVMAIELEMLQRQQREKILYALTLTYLILKAFSWLTRN, from the exons atgacttatttat ttaTAATGTCAAAAGCACATAGTCCTACTGTTTTTAATGGAGAGGCTGACAATTTTTATGACCCAAATTTTACTTTGGACATTAACAAAAGGATGCGTGTACCAAAAAGTATTCGTGTGAGTGGCGACTACACAGAAGAAGAAATAGCTGATACTAATGGTTCTAGCTGGAATCAGATTGTTGCAGGAGATAAATTTGAAATGCATGTTCCAGACAGAATTTTAGTTGTtg GACAAGAACAACATGTTGGAACTAGAGCACCACCAAGAgaaattacattagaaaatgcTGTTTTACCACCTGAAGCAGGCATGGTTAGAGTGCAG ACTCCACCAAGGATTTTGACACTGGATGACCATTATTTTCCGGCAGTTGATGAAGAAGAACCAAATTCATACCCAACAGAAACTAAGGATTCATTATCATCTAAATCACATGGACAATATTCTACAGAAACGCAAATAGTTAGGTATGCTAG agAACAGACACCCGCATATAGTGCACTTAATGTTTCTCTTCCACCTAGTGAAGAGATACAACATTTACGTCGACAAGTAGGGAAATTAAATCGTCGAGTAATGGCAATCGAACTTGAGATGTTACAACGTcaacaaagagaaaaaatttTATATGCGTTAACATTAACGTATTTAATTCTTAAAGCTTTTTCATGGTTGACCAGAAACTGA
- the LOC100651689 gene encoding transport and Golgi organization protein 11 isoform X2, whose translation MTYLFIMSKAHSPTVFNGEADNFYDPNFTLDINKRMRVPKSIRVSGDYTEEEIADTNGSSWNQIVAGDKFEMHVPDRILVVGQEQHVGTRAPPREITLENAVLPPEAGMVRVQTPPRILTLDDHYFPAVDEEEPNSYPTETKDSLSSKSHGQYSTETQIVREQTPAYSALNVSLPPSEEIQHLRRQVGKLNRRVMAIELEMLQRQQREKILYALTLTYLILKAFSWLTRN comes from the exons atgacttatttat ttaTAATGTCAAAAGCACATAGTCCTACTGTTTTTAATGGAGAGGCTGACAATTTTTATGACCCAAATTTTACTTTGGACATTAACAAAAGGATGCGTGTACCAAAAAGTATTCGTGTGAGTGGCGACTACACAGAAGAAGAAATAGCTGATACTAATGGTTCTAGCTGGAATCAGATTGTTGCAGGAGATAAATTTGAAATGCATGTTCCAGACAGAATTTTAGTTGTtg GACAAGAACAACATGTTGGAACTAGAGCACCACCAAGAgaaattacattagaaaatgcTGTTTTACCACCTGAAGCAGGCATGGTTAGAGTGCAG ACTCCACCAAGGATTTTGACACTGGATGACCATTATTTTCCGGCAGTTGATGAAGAAGAACCAAATTCATACCCAACAGAAACTAAGGATTCATTATCATCTAAATCACATGGACAATATTCTACAGAAACGCAAATAGTTAG agAACAGACACCCGCATATAGTGCACTTAATGTTTCTCTTCCACCTAGTGAAGAGATACAACATTTACGTCGACAAGTAGGGAAATTAAATCGTCGAGTAATGGCAATCGAACTTGAGATGTTACAACGTcaacaaagagaaaaaatttTATATGCGTTAACATTAACGTATTTAATTCTTAAAGCTTTTTCATGGTTGACCAGAAACTGA
- the LOC100651689 gene encoding transport and Golgi organization protein 11 isoform X3 yields the protein MSKAHSPTVFNGEADNFYDPNFTLDINKRMRVPKSIRVSGDYTEEEIADTNGSSWNQIVAGDKFEMHVPDRILVVGQEQHVGTRAPPREITLENAVLPPEAGMVRVQTPPRILTLDDHYFPAVDEEEPNSYPTETKDSLSSKSHGQYSTETQIVRYAREQTPAYSALNVSLPPSEEIQHLRRQVGKLNRRVMAIELEMLQRQQREKILYALTLTYLILKAFSWLTRN from the exons ATGTCAAAAGCACATAGTCCTACTGTTTTTAATGGAGAGGCTGACAATTTTTATGACCCAAATTTTACTTTGGACATTAACAAAAGGATGCGTGTACCAAAAAGTATTCGTGTGAGTGGCGACTACACAGAAGAAGAAATAGCTGATACTAATGGTTCTAGCTGGAATCAGATTGTTGCAGGAGATAAATTTGAAATGCATGTTCCAGACAGAATTTTAGTTGTtg GACAAGAACAACATGTTGGAACTAGAGCACCACCAAGAgaaattacattagaaaatgcTGTTTTACCACCTGAAGCAGGCATGGTTAGAGTGCAG ACTCCACCAAGGATTTTGACACTGGATGACCATTATTTTCCGGCAGTTGATGAAGAAGAACCAAATTCATACCCAACAGAAACTAAGGATTCATTATCATCTAAATCACATGGACAATATTCTACAGAAACGCAAATAGTTAGGTATGCTAG agAACAGACACCCGCATATAGTGCACTTAATGTTTCTCTTCCACCTAGTGAAGAGATACAACATTTACGTCGACAAGTAGGGAAATTAAATCGTCGAGTAATGGCAATCGAACTTGAGATGTTACAACGTcaacaaagagaaaaaatttTATATGCGTTAACATTAACGTATTTAATTCTTAAAGCTTTTTCATGGTTGACCAGAAACTGA